The following proteins come from a genomic window of Maribacter sp. HTCC2170:
- a CDS encoding DUF1553 domain-containing protein, producing MLEQSFFIFKAKNLLVFIVLVFFFSCVAPELPESVALEYKKLPERIDFNQHVKPILSDRCFLCHGPDKAKIKAGLQLHISNLAYSELPESPGKVAIDPGNLKNSEVFHRIISEDPNYVMPEPESHLSLSDYEKAMLIKWIEDGAEYKDHWAFIKPQEYEVPKVENVNLAANSIDNFILDRLKKEKILPSAKADKEILLRRLSLDLTGLPPSLEDLDFFMRDTSINAYERQVDRLLNSSHYGEQMALGWMDLSRFADTHGYSVDRYRDMSPWRDWVIEAFNKNMPYNQFVTWQLAGDLIENATTEMNLATAFNRLHPQNMEGGIVNEEFLVEYAVDRVSTVGQAFMGLTVACARCHDHKYDPVSTKNFYELTSYFNSINESGQISFNNAMPVPTMLLYTDEEEKIKIYMEGLLEESHAEIKEIEKSEVTLDFKEWIRFQKYKGIQKRKPKGIVSYFDLNDESLVDALNPSKKATMKRDQKDLLTMGKFGKGIVFDGDSWLDLKETGVFGRNDKFSISVWANIPSEIEDGNIFHKGDGAILYNWRGYHLKINNNRLELMMAHTAPDNAIIKISKNGFPRDQWIHLGVTYDGSSKASGYRLFVNGKKAETAIKVDNLYKNILFGNETEPGLQLGARWRGKGIKGGVVDEVKVFNKELSTIEIMQLADNKDLSLILSKSNVQLTEKDKKLLKEYYIKVITKKTDKAYQKLAKLRKVYVDSAEKIQEVMVMRKTTEPVKTYVLERGVYDNKGEEVSPDTPEAILPMPDSYPKNRLGFAKWLFHKDHPLTARVAVNRYWQHYFGVGLVKTSEDFGNQGEMPSHPKLLDWLAISFRKSGWDVKELQKMIVMSNTYQQSSIVDKKTRENDTENRLLARGPSKRLTGEMLRDNALACSGLLNTEIGGESVKPYQPKDLWKVNGGEYKQDTGDKLYRRSMYTIWKRSVPYPTIATFDTPTRDVCTVRRQETNTPLQALVLLNDPTYIEAARVLGKKMLAYDSSKEGIAFIFRKLTGRKIKSEELEILSKFHKEEHEKFRINKLKTKGWMNSGASSIKTVDDEALVAANTVIVSTIMNSDATITKR from the coding sequence ATGTTGGAACAATCATTTTTTATATTTAAGGCAAAGAATCTTTTGGTCTTCATTGTACTTGTGTTCTTCTTTTCTTGTGTAGCCCCAGAATTACCAGAATCAGTGGCTTTGGAATATAAAAAGCTTCCTGAGAGAATAGATTTCAACCAACACGTAAAACCTATTCTTTCAGATAGATGTTTTTTATGTCATGGTCCTGACAAAGCCAAAATAAAGGCTGGCCTTCAGCTACATATTTCCAACTTGGCTTATTCTGAATTACCTGAATCTCCGGGTAAAGTAGCCATTGACCCCGGTAACTTAAAAAATAGTGAAGTTTTTCATCGAATCATTTCTGAAGACCCAAATTATGTTATGCCTGAACCGGAATCTCACTTATCTCTTTCCGATTATGAGAAAGCGATGTTGATAAAATGGATTGAAGATGGTGCAGAGTATAAAGATCATTGGGCTTTTATCAAACCTCAAGAGTATGAGGTACCAAAGGTTGAAAATGTAAATTTAGCGGCAAATTCAATTGATAATTTTATTCTTGACAGGCTTAAAAAAGAGAAGATACTACCCTCGGCAAAAGCAGATAAGGAGATTTTACTGAGGAGGCTTTCACTAGATCTTACAGGATTACCACCTTCTTTGGAAGACTTGGATTTCTTTATGAGAGATACCTCTATCAATGCCTATGAAAGGCAAGTAGATCGATTATTGAATTCCTCTCATTACGGCGAACAAATGGCATTGGGCTGGATGGATTTATCCAGATTTGCAGATACACATGGTTATAGTGTTGACCGTTATCGTGATATGTCACCTTGGCGAGATTGGGTAATTGAAGCTTTCAATAAAAATATGCCTTACAATCAATTTGTAACATGGCAACTGGCTGGAGACTTAATAGAAAATGCAACGACTGAAATGAATTTGGCTACCGCCTTTAATCGCTTGCATCCGCAGAACATGGAAGGAGGTATCGTAAATGAAGAGTTTTTAGTTGAATATGCCGTTGATAGGGTCAGTACAGTTGGTCAAGCCTTTATGGGGCTTACCGTTGCATGTGCGCGATGTCATGACCATAAATATGATCCTGTTTCAACAAAGAACTTTTATGAACTAACCAGCTATTTTAATTCTATAAATGAATCGGGTCAAATTTCTTTTAATAACGCTATGCCTGTTCCCACTATGTTATTATACACAGATGAAGAGGAAAAAATAAAAATATATATGGAGGGGTTGTTGGAAGAGTCTCATGCAGAGATAAAGGAAATAGAAAAATCAGAGGTAACCTTGGATTTTAAAGAATGGATAAGATTCCAAAAATATAAAGGAATTCAAAAAAGGAAACCAAAAGGCATAGTATCTTATTTTGATTTGAACGATGAATCACTTGTAGATGCATTGAATCCCTCTAAAAAGGCCACTATGAAGCGAGACCAGAAAGATCTACTTACTATGGGGAAATTTGGAAAGGGAATAGTATTTGACGGAGATTCATGGTTAGATTTGAAAGAGACAGGAGTTTTTGGAAGAAATGATAAGTTTAGTATAAGTGTATGGGCAAATATCCCATCTGAAATAGAAGATGGAAATATTTTTCACAAAGGAGATGGTGCCATTTTATATAATTGGCGGGGGTATCATCTAAAGATTAATAACAACAGACTTGAATTAATGATGGCACATACCGCGCCCGATAATGCCATTATCAAAATATCCAAAAACGGGTTTCCTAGAGATCAATGGATTCATTTAGGAGTCACTTATGACGGTTCCAGCAAGGCTTCAGGATATAGACTTTTTGTAAATGGTAAGAAAGCAGAGACAGCTATTAAAGTCGATAATCTGTATAAGAATATTCTTTTTGGAAATGAAACAGAGCCAGGACTACAACTAGGAGCTCGGTGGCGAGGCAAAGGGATTAAGGGAGGAGTTGTTGATGAAGTCAAGGTTTTTAATAAGGAATTATCAACTATTGAGATAATGCAATTGGCAGATAATAAAGATTTATCATTAATACTGTCCAAAAGCAATGTTCAACTAACTGAAAAGGACAAAAAATTATTGAAGGAATATTATATTAAAGTCATTACAAAAAAAACAGACAAGGCTTACCAAAAATTAGCAAAGCTTCGGAAAGTATATGTAGATAGTGCAGAAAAGATTCAAGAAGTTATGGTTATGCGAAAAACCACAGAGCCTGTAAAGACATATGTTTTGGAAAGGGGAGTTTATGATAACAAAGGAGAAGAGGTGTCTCCAGACACTCCAGAAGCAATATTACCAATGCCCGATAGCTACCCCAAAAACCGTCTGGGTTTTGCCAAATGGCTATTTCATAAAGACCACCCATTAACAGCACGAGTGGCTGTTAATAGATACTGGCAGCATTATTTTGGTGTCGGATTGGTAAAAACCAGTGAGGATTTTGGAAACCAGGGCGAAATGCCCAGTCACCCAAAGTTGTTGGATTGGTTGGCAATATCTTTTAGAAAATCAGGCTGGGACGTCAAGGAACTACAAAAAATGATTGTAATGTCGAATACTTATCAGCAATCTTCCATTGTGGATAAAAAAACACGAGAGAATGATACTGAAAATAGGCTGTTGGCGAGAGGCCCTTCCAAAAGATTGACCGGTGAGATGTTGAGAGACAATGCTCTAGCTTGCTCTGGCTTACTCAATACAGAAATTGGAGGAGAAAGCGTAAAACCTTATCAACCTAAAGATTTATGGAAGGTGAACGGGGGAGAATATAAACAGGATACAGGAGATAAACTGTATCGCAGAAGTATGTACACGATTTGGAAAAGATCAGTGCCTTATCCGACCATAGCGACCTTTGATACACCCACCAGAGATGTATGCACTGTTCGTAGGCAGGAGACCAACACACCATTACAAGCTTTGGTATTACTCAATGATCCTACATATATAGAAGCAGCTAGGGTTTTAGGAAAGAAGATGCTGGCTTATGACAGCTCCAAAGAGGGTATAGCATTTATCTTTAGGAAGTTGACAGGCAGAAAAATTAAATCCGAAGAATTAGAAATACTTTCTAAGTTCCATAAAGAAGAACATGAAAAATTTAGAATCAACAAATTAAAAACCAAAGGGTGGATGAATTCAGGAGCATCTAGTATCAAAACCGTAGATGATGAGGCCCTTGTTGCGGCCAATACAGTGATAGTGAGTACTATCATGAATTCCGACGCTACTATTACCAAAAGGTAA